In the Syngnathus scovelli strain Florida chromosome 8, RoL_Ssco_1.2, whole genome shotgun sequence genome, one interval contains:
- the mphosph8 gene encoding M-phase phosphoprotein 8 isoform X3 — MEGQVMKMEPVDSEQDEEENVYEVERIIDMRVEEGEVLYRVRWKGYCSDDDTWEPEGHLEDCREVLLAYKKAAIEDKQEPEDRKPILMLPTKSDVFDADSESESDKDRPPNDTLVVKKKKKKKKTREHQLEEEEEELPRKKKKKKKDKWRDEVKPLPAPETDEEEEKTTEMKKRLIESDNEDEALPKKAKKEKSKDGKHRKDRGGEESKKKKARKEYSVMSSDEDLSEGLSDSSAKKDRLRLDEHRSKPKQKPDVKLKATKDLTQDKKSKMKESSLLKLKTLTASRVREDAGPPSSDSSDSSSLHRKGKSKSQEAVPAAKAAAAPAAAKPREDEAAREDPKGSTNLFETFLLNCEAKDRAPRRTPAEKTASKPSKILGKIEKIKPVKESPTLKEAERSEKSKLPEAAPRAGQGYGFSLDSDELEGENKSRTGDGKPEDNQTRPGWDRKGPPEDKKRKREDSEPRHFNVSDDHVDQQSTEGPDKSDKGPATLSLGMDLNLDWMTLDDFQKHLNGDDEILSGPPLSQSELRDAVKSGDYVAVKLALNSKEEYNLDQEDVSGMSLSMLAAAGGQDDILRLLIRKGVRVNGRQHNGTTALMHAAEKNFVTTVAILLEAGSYVNAQTKIGETALMKACKRGNTDIVRLLLEKGADCSIQSKHKTTALYLAKQNNYLAVCDLINSHTSMLASVAEDTARVYFENRLILLEPVFPLACHRLCEWPEFSTEFTYKPQPPAESTGILLFIFHANFRNEITARLGGPCGVQAVVLNDKFQLPVFLDSHFIYSFSPVAGNNKLFIRLAEAPSAKVKLLICAYRVQLQ; from the exons ATGGAGGGCCAAGTTATGAAAATGGAGCCGGTGGACAGCGAGCAGGACGAAGAGGAGAACGTGTACGAAGTGGAGAGAATCATCGATATGCGTGTGGAGGAG GGTGAGGTGCTGTACCGTGTACGCTGGAAAGGTTACTGCTCAGATGACGACACCTGGGAGCCAGAAGGCCACCTGGAGGACTGTCGAGAGGTCCTGCTGGCGTACAAGAAGGCTGCCATAGAAGATAAGCAGGAACCCGAAGACAGGAAGCCCATTCTG ATGCTGCCCACCAAGAGTGACGTGTTTGATGCTGACTCTGAGAGTGAGAGCGACAAGGACCGGCCTCCTAACGACACGCTTGTCgtcaagaagaaaaagaagaagaagaagactcgAGAGCatcagctggaggaggaggaggaggaacttcctcgcaagaagaagaagaaaaagaaggacaAGTGGCGAGATGAGGTCAAGCCTCTGCCCGCACCAGAGACggacgaggaagaggagaagacaaccgagATGAAGAAACGTCTGATTGAGTCAGACAATGAAGATGAGGCGCTGCCCAAGAAGGCCAAGAAGGAGAAGAGCAAAGATGGCAAGCACAGGAAGGACAGAGGTGGTGAGGAGTCCAAGAAGAAAAAAGCCAGGAAGGAGTACAGCGTCATGTCTTCGGACGAGGACCTCAGTGAAGGCCTGTCAGACTCGTCTGCCAAGAAGGACAGGCTTCGCCTGGACGAACACCGCTCCAAGCCCAAACAGAAGCCTGACGTCAAACTTAAGGCCACCAAAGACCTGACGCAGGACAAGAAGAGCAAGATGAAGGAGAGCAGCCTCCTCAAGCTCAAGACGCTGACCGCCTCCAGAGTCCGTGAGGATGCCGGACCGCCATCATCCGACTCCAGCGATAGTTCGAGTCTGCACCGCAAGGGCAAGAGCAAAAGCCAGGAGGCCGTCCCGGCCGCCAAGGctgccgccgcccccgccgctGCCAAGCCCCGGGAGGACGAGGCGGCCAGGGAGGATCCCAAAGGCTCCACCAACCTTTTTGAGACCTTCCTTCTCAACTGCGAGGCCAAAGACCGAGCCCCCCGCAGGACACCGGCGGAAAAGACCGCCAGTAAGCCATCCAAG ATCCTTGGAAAGATTGAGAAAATCAAACCTGTCAAAGAGTCTCCTACACTGAAAGAAGCCGAAAGGTCGGAAAAGTCCAAGCTGCCTGAAG CTGCCcccagagcaggccagggctacGGCTTCAGCCTGGACAGCGACGAGCTGGAAGGAGAGAACAAGTCGAGAACCGGAGACGGAAAGCCAGAGGACAACCAGACTCGGCCTGGCTGGGACAGGAAGGGACCACCCGAAGATAAGAAAAGGAAACGGGAGGACAGCGAGCCCAGACATTTCAATGTGTCTGATGACCACGTGGACCAGCAATCAACGGAGGGCCCTGACAAATCTG ACAAAGGCCCGGCCACGCTGAGTTTGGGCATGGATCTCAACCTTGACTGGATGACTCTGGACGATTTCCAGAAACATCTAAATGGAGATGACGAGATCCTGTCAGGCCCTCCGTTATCAcaga GCGAGTTGCGGGATGCCGTGAAAAGCGGTGACTACGTGGCGGTGAAATTGGCGCTCAATTCCAAAGAGGAGTACAACTTGGATCAGGAG GACGTCAGCGGAATGTCACTAAGCATGCTGGCGGCAGCGGGCGGTCAAGACGACATCCTTCGTTTGCTGATCAGGAAGGGCGTCCGAGTGAACGGTCGACAGCATAACGGCACCACCGCCTTGATGCACGCCGCCGAAAAG AATTTCGTGACGACCGTCGCCATCCTACTGGAGGCGGGCTCATACGTCAACGCGCAAACGAAAATAGGAGAAACGGCATTGATGAAG GCTTGCAAGCGAGGCAACACGGACATCGTGCGCCTCTTGCTGGAGAAAGGCGCCGACTGCAGCATCCAGTCCAAGCACAAGACCACTGCCTTGTACTTGGCCAAGCAGAACAACTACCTGGCCGTGTGCGACCTTATCAACAGCCACACCAGCAT GCTGGCCAGCGTGGCCGAGGACACGGCCCGGGTGTACTTTGAGAACCGGCTAATTCTATTGGAGCCCGTGTTCCCGCTGGCTTGTCACCGCCTGTGCGAATGGCCTGAATTCTCCACTGAGTTCACCTACAAGCCTCAGCCACCAGcagaaa GTACGGgcatcctcctcttcatcttccaTGCCAACTTCCGCAACGAGATTACAGCCCGTCTAGGCGGCCCATGCGGCGTCCAGGCCGTGGTGCTCAATGACAAGTTCCAGCTGCCCGTCTTCCTG GACAGTCATTTCATCTACTCCTTCAGTCCTGTGGCGGGAAACAACAAACTTTTCATCAGACTGGCCGAGGCGCCCTCAGCTAAG GTAAAACTCCTCATATGCGCCTACAGAGTCCAACTCCAGTGA
- the mphosph8 gene encoding M-phase phosphoprotein 8 isoform X1, with the protein MEGQVMKMEPVDSEQDEEENVYEVERIIDMRVEEGEVLYRVRWKGYCSDDDTWEPEGHLEDCREVLLAYKKAAIEDKQEPEDRKPILMLPTKSDVFDADSESESDKDRPPNDTLVVKKKKKKKKTREHQLEEEEEELPRKKKKKKKDKWRDEVKPLPAPETDEEEEKTTEMKKRLIESDNEDEALPKKAKKEKSKDGKHRKDRGGEESKKKKARKEYSVMSSDEDLSEGLSDSSAKKDRLRLDEHRSKPKQKPDVKLKATKDLTQDKKSKMKESSLLKLKTLTASRVREDAGPPSSDSSDSSSLHRKGKSKSQEAVPAAKAAAAPAAAKPREDEAAREDPKGSTNLFETFLLNCEAKDRAPRRTPAEKTASKPSKILGKIEKIKPVKESPTLKEAERSEKSKLPEAAPRAGQGYGFSLDSDELEGENKSRTGDGKPEDNQTRPGWDRKGPPEDKKRKREDSEPRHFNVSDDHVDQQSTEGPDKSDKGPATLSLGMDLNLDWMTLDDFQKHLNGDDEILSGPPLSQSELRDAVKSGDYVAVKLALNSKEEYNLDQEACTATGEKKSFDERSPRDGIFMSHLLNGPQESSAPATDENPQNGASASEHGSGQGTETAEKSEDPKVNNVSVDVANQMADGRDCHQAEANVRAETNNLASVSSEEMTKDNGRATKCWRRKRAEAKLPTRSSQRTCRKVVHTESSTEEEKEPCQKHFCFYCQMPFSHLEKHLEKKHAEETDVAHAIHFPRGSKVRQTMLDQIRDNGDYEQRAKALRKWEDKEVATQTEAQSPKICVRDFLPCQHCFTFYRKTDLWRHERSCKARKGDDKSFESPSAESVGQSATSQLLPRSEFLTDGCREIIRTMHQDDIARHIMHDPLICKYGSALLAKYGHDKSQFAYIGQKMRQLGRFMIAVHQLDGGVRYLHQMCLPSRFELAVEGAKKASGFDPSCSRFKTFSLVSKIGYSLKRAAEIVFGESRMTEDRLTEGEVRAFIHLVDTKWSDRFSRRSLTSSSSKAEVPVAEVDVSGVMDDLIKLHRFIADEGNEAMRELRHNPSVAHWKKLSEATLANVCLFNRTRVGNIGRLLLQTYAGKKLWGAFVPLADQIKKCTKLELEICGHFTRVELEGQFGRNTLVLLTKKMTLALDLLVENRQNAGVSKNNPYLFARTEGHSFIRGLDCFRRAAVECGVKNPEALLSPVLREQIACCWQLMSLGQGELDRVAELLGKSSQECYALFKNATQLEEASKHLLRLDRTRASIAASNGVSSKAVLKRRPWSEREQAAVKHHMSDFIRRMKVPGKKDCNACIAAEPDLAGRSWTDVKNYVHNSIQTVRRRSNQQKEHGTGRAVKPKKLVGAVQRTHLNDAPAGASLPAALPDHPRPSTNCCLAMPPQDPSPYTPEIPLSYMSLCSPNANPIHGSQPLMSTFAPLNSTDTQVVPTFTPLSTTSALMSPVYASDTDSIHPMAPPYPSNNSNMPPPVYTEPLNSPMHPSFSVPSTSMLPIFTTLNTPSPPVVPAFSSAFSSTFSDRSGTMVSSFSALNHSTAPSYPASQPRTSTSAQVVPTVHRGSSVHEEAAPTSPVHQKKTPKQTTSTTKPQKRHKRLWSIEEQAAVRRQFGDFCKLVKVPGKKDCDACLAAEPALISRTWREVKYFVHNNIQSMKRRGLVAALPKLTEEPKQALETPASNAEWDGPVYLSL; encoded by the exons ATGGAGGGCCAAGTTATGAAAATGGAGCCGGTGGACAGCGAGCAGGACGAAGAGGAGAACGTGTACGAAGTGGAGAGAATCATCGATATGCGTGTGGAGGAG GGTGAGGTGCTGTACCGTGTACGCTGGAAAGGTTACTGCTCAGATGACGACACCTGGGAGCCAGAAGGCCACCTGGAGGACTGTCGAGAGGTCCTGCTGGCGTACAAGAAGGCTGCCATAGAAGATAAGCAGGAACCCGAAGACAGGAAGCCCATTCTG ATGCTGCCCACCAAGAGTGACGTGTTTGATGCTGACTCTGAGAGTGAGAGCGACAAGGACCGGCCTCCTAACGACACGCTTGTCgtcaagaagaaaaagaagaagaagaagactcgAGAGCatcagctggaggaggaggaggaggaacttcctcgcaagaagaagaagaaaaagaaggacaAGTGGCGAGATGAGGTCAAGCCTCTGCCCGCACCAGAGACggacgaggaagaggagaagacaaccgagATGAAGAAACGTCTGATTGAGTCAGACAATGAAGATGAGGCGCTGCCCAAGAAGGCCAAGAAGGAGAAGAGCAAAGATGGCAAGCACAGGAAGGACAGAGGTGGTGAGGAGTCCAAGAAGAAAAAAGCCAGGAAGGAGTACAGCGTCATGTCTTCGGACGAGGACCTCAGTGAAGGCCTGTCAGACTCGTCTGCCAAGAAGGACAGGCTTCGCCTGGACGAACACCGCTCCAAGCCCAAACAGAAGCCTGACGTCAAACTTAAGGCCACCAAAGACCTGACGCAGGACAAGAAGAGCAAGATGAAGGAGAGCAGCCTCCTCAAGCTCAAGACGCTGACCGCCTCCAGAGTCCGTGAGGATGCCGGACCGCCATCATCCGACTCCAGCGATAGTTCGAGTCTGCACCGCAAGGGCAAGAGCAAAAGCCAGGAGGCCGTCCCGGCCGCCAAGGctgccgccgcccccgccgctGCCAAGCCCCGGGAGGACGAGGCGGCCAGGGAGGATCCCAAAGGCTCCACCAACCTTTTTGAGACCTTCCTTCTCAACTGCGAGGCCAAAGACCGAGCCCCCCGCAGGACACCGGCGGAAAAGACCGCCAGTAAGCCATCCAAG ATCCTTGGAAAGATTGAGAAAATCAAACCTGTCAAAGAGTCTCCTACACTGAAAGAAGCCGAAAGGTCGGAAAAGTCCAAGCTGCCTGAAG CTGCCcccagagcaggccagggctacGGCTTCAGCCTGGACAGCGACGAGCTGGAAGGAGAGAACAAGTCGAGAACCGGAGACGGAAAGCCAGAGGACAACCAGACTCGGCCTGGCTGGGACAGGAAGGGACCACCCGAAGATAAGAAAAGGAAACGGGAGGACAGCGAGCCCAGACATTTCAATGTGTCTGATGACCACGTGGACCAGCAATCAACGGAGGGCCCTGACAAATCTG ACAAAGGCCCGGCCACGCTGAGTTTGGGCATGGATCTCAACCTTGACTGGATGACTCTGGACGATTTCCAGAAACATCTAAATGGAGATGACGAGATCCTGTCAGGCCCTCCGTTATCAcaga GCGAGTTGCGGGATGCCGTGAAAAGCGGTGACTACGTGGCGGTGAAATTGGCGCTCAATTCCAAAGAGGAGTACAACTTGGATCAGGAG GCTTGCACCGCAACGGGCGAGAAGAAGTCATTTGATGAGAGGAGTCCGAGGGATGGGATTTTTATGTCGCACCTTTTAAACGGGCCGCAAGAGAGCAGTGCTCCCGCCACAGATGAAAACCCCCAAAACGGTGCATCGGCATCAGAACACGGTTCGGGTCAAGGAACAGAAACTGCAGAAAAGTCCGAGGACCCAAAAGTCAACAATGTGAGCGTTGATGTTGCAAACCAAATGGCAGATGGGAGGGACTGCCACCAAGCGGAAGCAAATGTCCGAGCCGAGACAAACAATTTAGCGTCCGTTTCATCCGAGGAGATGACCAAAGACAACGGCAGAGCGACAAAATGCTGGCGGAGGAAACGTGCCGAAGCCAAACTGCCTACCCGGTCCAGTCAACGGACGTGCAGGAAGGTGGTCCATACGGAATCCAGCACCGAAGAGGAAAAGGAACCGTGTCAAAAGCATTTTTGCTTCTACTGCCAAATGCCATTCAGCCACTTGGAGAAGCACTTAGAGAAGAAACACGCCGAGGAAACCGACGTGGCCCACGCCATTCACTTCCCGAGAGGTTCCAAAGTCAGACAAACCATGCTCGACCAAATCCGTGACAACGGCGATTACGAGCAACGAGCCAAAGCTCTGCGGAAATGGGAAGACAAGGAAGTGGCCACGCAGACCGAGGCGCAGAGTCCGAAAATATGTGTCCGGGACTTTCTCCCTTGCCAGCACTGCTTCACCTTTTACCGCAAAACCGACCTGTGGCGTCACGAGCGCTCCTGCAAAGCCAGGAAGGGCGACGACAAATCTTTTGAAAGCCCAAGCGCTGAAAGCGTAGGACAGAGCGCCACCTCACAGCTGCTGCCTCGCTCGGAGTTTTTGACGGACGGCTGTAGGGAGATCATCCGCACCATGCACCAGGACGACATCGCTCGGCACATTATGCACGACCCGCTCATTTGCAAATACGGCAGTGCCTTGTTGGCCAAGTATGGCCACGACAAGTCTCAGTTTGCCTACATTGGACAGAAGATGCGACAACTGGGCCGCTTCATGATCGCCGTTCACCAGCTAGATGGCGGCGTGCGCTACCTGCACCAAATGTGCCTTCCGTCCAGGTTCGAACTGGCAGTGGAGGGCGCCAAAAAAGCCAGCGGCTTTGATCCCAGCTGCAGTCGCTTCAAAACCTTTTCCCTGGTGTCCAAAATCGGCTACTCCTTGAAACGGGCCGCCGAGATCGTCTTTGGCGAAAGTCGCATGACCGAAGACCGGCTGACGGAGGGCGAGGTGAGGGCCTTCATACACTTGGTAGATACCAAATGGAGCGATCGCTTTTCTCGCAGATCCTTAACGTCCTCATCCTCCAAAGCGGAGGTTCCGGTGGCTGAGGTAGACGTGTCCGGCGTGATGGACGACCTAATCAAACTCCACCGCTTCATTGCCGACGAGGGAAACGAAGCTATGCGGGAGCTGAGGCACAATCCCAGCGTGGCACACTGGAAGAAGCTAAGCGAGGCCACGCTAGCCAACGTTTGCCTTTTCAACAGAACGCGTGTGGGCAACATCGGACGGCTCCTCTTGCAAACGTACGCCGGCAAAAAACTCTGGGGGGCCTTTGTGCCCTTGGCCGATCAAATCAAGAAATGCACCAAACTGGAGCTTGAGATATGCGGACACTTCACTCGTGTGGAACTGGAAGGTCAGTTTGGCAGGAACACGCTCGTGCTGCTCACCAAAAAGATGACTTTGGCACTGGACTTGCTGGTGGAAAATCGCCAAaacgcaggcgtgtccaaaaacAACCCGTACCTCTTTGCCCGAACCGAAGGCCACTCCTTCATCCGAGGACTGGACTGCTTCCGCAGGGCGGCGGTGGAATGCGGCGTGAAGAACCCCGAAGCGCTCTTGTCGCCCGTGCTCAGGGAACAGATCGCCTGCTGCTGGCAACTCATGAGCCTCGGCCAAGGCGAGCTGGATCGGGTTGCCGAGCTGCTGGGGAAGAGCAGCCAGGAGTGCTACGCCTTGTTCAAAAACGCAACGCAGTTGGAGGAGGCCAGTAAACACCTGCTCCGCTTGGACCGCACGCGAGCGTCGATCGCGGCCAGCAATG GAGTGTCGTCCAAAGCCGTCTTGAAGAGGCGCCCGTGGAGCGAACGTGAGCAGGCTGCCGTCAAACATCACATGAGTGATTTCATAAGGAGGATGAAAGTTCCCGGCAAGAAGGACTGTAACGCCTGCATCGCCGCCGAACCAGATCTGGCTGGCAGATCTTGGACCGACGTCAAGAATTATGTGCACAACAGCATCCAGACGGTGCGTAGACGTAGTAACCAGCAAAAGGAGCATGGGACCGGAAGAGCTGTGAAGCCAAAGAAACTGGTAGGCGCTGTCCAAAGGACGCATTTGAATGACGCGCCGGCGGGTGCTAGCTTGCCGGCGGCTCTTCCAGACCACCCAAGACCAAGTACAAACTGTTGCCTGGCCATGCCGCCGCAAGACCCGAGTCCATACACCCCGGAGATACCTTTAAGCTACATGTCCTTGTGTTCTCCTAACGCAAACCCGATCCACGGCAGTCAGCCTCTGATGTCCACATTCGCGCCGCTGAACTCCACCGATACTCAAGTGGTCCCCACGTTCACCCCGCTCAGCACAACCAGTGCGCTCATGTCGCCCGTTTATGCGTCGGACACCGACAGTATCCATCCGATGGCGCCTCCTTATCCGTCAAATAACTCAAATATGCCTCCTCCAGTCTACACTGAGCCTCTGAACTCCCCGATGCATCCCAGTTTCAGTGTTCCCAGCACCTCCATGCTTCCCATATTCACCACGCTCAACACCCCGAGTCCGCCTGTGGTCCCGGCCTTTTCCTCTGCCTTCTCGTCGACCTTTAGCGACCGAAGCGGGACAATGGTGTCTTCCTTCTCTGCCCTTAATCACTCCACCGCGCCTTCCTACCCGGCCAGTCAGCCGAGGACTTCCACGAGTGCGCAGGTGGTCCCGACGGTCCACAGAGGCAGTAGCGTTCACGAGGAGGCTGCCCCAACATCTCCggttcaccaaaaaaaaacacccaaacaAACGACGTCTACCACTAAACCCCAAAAGAGGCACAAAAGGTTGTGGAGCATCGAGGAGCAGGCGGCCGTCCGGCGCCAGTTTGGAGACTTTTGCAAACTGGTTAAGGTGCCGGGCAAAAAGGACTGCGACGCGTGCCTGGCGGCCGAGCCGGCTTTGATTAGCCGTACTTGGCGAGAAGTCAAATATTTTGTCCACAATAACATTCAGTCCATGAAGAGACGTGGCCTAGTGGCGGCTCTGCCGAAACTAACTGAAGAACCCAAACAAGCACTCGAGACTCCAGCGTCCAACGCGGAGTGGGACGGTCCAGTGTATCTGTCCCTTTAA
- the mphosph8 gene encoding M-phase phosphoprotein 8 isoform X2, translated as MSHLLNGPQESSAPATDENPQNGASASEHGSGQGTETAEKSEDPKVNNVSVDVANQMADGRDCHQAEANVRAETNNLASVSSEEMTKDNGRATKCWRRKRAEAKLPTRSSQRTCRKVVHTESSTEEEKEPCQKHFCFYCQMPFSHLEKHLEKKHAEETDVAHAIHFPRGSKVRQTMLDQIRDNGDYEQRAKALRKWEDKEVATQTEAQSPKICVRDFLPCQHCFTFYRKTDLWRHERSCKARKGDDKSFESPSAESVGQSATSQLLPRSEFLTDGCREIIRTMHQDDIARHIMHDPLICKYGSALLAKYGHDKSQFAYIGQKMRQLGRFMIAVHQLDGGVRYLHQMCLPSRFELAVEGAKKASGFDPSCSRFKTFSLVSKIGYSLKRAAEIVFGESRMTEDRLTEGEVRAFIHLVDTKWSDRFSRRSLTSSSSKAEVPVAEVDVSGVMDDLIKLHRFIADEGNEAMRELRHNPSVAHWKKLSEATLANVCLFNRTRVGNIGRLLLQTYAGKKLWGAFVPLADQIKKCTKLELEICGHFTRVELEGQFGRNTLVLLTKKMTLALDLLVENRQNAGVSKNNPYLFARTEGHSFIRGLDCFRRAAVECGVKNPEALLSPVLREQIACCWQLMSLGQGELDRVAELLGKSSQECYALFKNATQLEEASKHLLRLDRTRASIAASNGVSSKAVLKRRPWSEREQAAVKHHMSDFIRRMKVPGKKDCNACIAAEPDLAGRSWTDVKNYVHNSIQTVRRRSNQQKEHGTGRAVKPKKLVGAVQRTHLNDAPAGASLPAALPDHPRPSTNCCLAMPPQDPSPYTPEIPLSYMSLCSPNANPIHGSQPLMSTFAPLNSTDTQVVPTFTPLSTTSALMSPVYASDTDSIHPMAPPYPSNNSNMPPPVYTEPLNSPMHPSFSVPSTSMLPIFTTLNTPSPPVVPAFSSAFSSTFSDRSGTMVSSFSALNHSTAPSYPASQPRTSTSAQVVPTVHRGSSVHEEAAPTSPVHQKKTPKQTTSTTKPQKRHKRLWSIEEQAAVRRQFGDFCKLVKVPGKKDCDACLAAEPALISRTWREVKYFVHNNIQSMKRRGLVAALPKLTEEPKQALETPASNAEWDGPVYLSL; from the exons ATGTCGCACCTTTTAAACGGGCCGCAAGAGAGCAGTGCTCCCGCCACAGATGAAAACCCCCAAAACGGTGCATCGGCATCAGAACACGGTTCGGGTCAAGGAACAGAAACTGCAGAAAAGTCCGAGGACCCAAAAGTCAACAATGTGAGCGTTGATGTTGCAAACCAAATGGCAGATGGGAGGGACTGCCACCAAGCGGAAGCAAATGTCCGAGCCGAGACAAACAATTTAGCGTCCGTTTCATCCGAGGAGATGACCAAAGACAACGGCAGAGCGACAAAATGCTGGCGGAGGAAACGTGCCGAAGCCAAACTGCCTACCCGGTCCAGTCAACGGACGTGCAGGAAGGTGGTCCATACGGAATCCAGCACCGAAGAGGAAAAGGAACCGTGTCAAAAGCATTTTTGCTTCTACTGCCAAATGCCATTCAGCCACTTGGAGAAGCACTTAGAGAAGAAACACGCCGAGGAAACCGACGTGGCCCACGCCATTCACTTCCCGAGAGGTTCCAAAGTCAGACAAACCATGCTCGACCAAATCCGTGACAACGGCGATTACGAGCAACGAGCCAAAGCTCTGCGGAAATGGGAAGACAAGGAAGTGGCCACGCAGACCGAGGCGCAGAGTCCGAAAATATGTGTCCGGGACTTTCTCCCTTGCCAGCACTGCTTCACCTTTTACCGCAAAACCGACCTGTGGCGTCACGAGCGCTCCTGCAAAGCCAGGAAGGGCGACGACAAATCTTTTGAAAGCCCAAGCGCTGAAAGCGTAGGACAGAGCGCCACCTCACAGCTGCTGCCTCGCTCGGAGTTTTTGACGGACGGCTGTAGGGAGATCATCCGCACCATGCACCAGGACGACATCGCTCGGCACATTATGCACGACCCGCTCATTTGCAAATACGGCAGTGCCTTGTTGGCCAAGTATGGCCACGACAAGTCTCAGTTTGCCTACATTGGACAGAAGATGCGACAACTGGGCCGCTTCATGATCGCCGTTCACCAGCTAGATGGCGGCGTGCGCTACCTGCACCAAATGTGCCTTCCGTCCAGGTTCGAACTGGCAGTGGAGGGCGCCAAAAAAGCCAGCGGCTTTGATCCCAGCTGCAGTCGCTTCAAAACCTTTTCCCTGGTGTCCAAAATCGGCTACTCCTTGAAACGGGCCGCCGAGATCGTCTTTGGCGAAAGTCGCATGACCGAAGACCGGCTGACGGAGGGCGAGGTGAGGGCCTTCATACACTTGGTAGATACCAAATGGAGCGATCGCTTTTCTCGCAGATCCTTAACGTCCTCATCCTCCAAAGCGGAGGTTCCGGTGGCTGAGGTAGACGTGTCCGGCGTGATGGACGACCTAATCAAACTCCACCGCTTCATTGCCGACGAGGGAAACGAAGCTATGCGGGAGCTGAGGCACAATCCCAGCGTGGCACACTGGAAGAAGCTAAGCGAGGCCACGCTAGCCAACGTTTGCCTTTTCAACAGAACGCGTGTGGGCAACATCGGACGGCTCCTCTTGCAAACGTACGCCGGCAAAAAACTCTGGGGGGCCTTTGTGCCCTTGGCCGATCAAATCAAGAAATGCACCAAACTGGAGCTTGAGATATGCGGACACTTCACTCGTGTGGAACTGGAAGGTCAGTTTGGCAGGAACACGCTCGTGCTGCTCACCAAAAAGATGACTTTGGCACTGGACTTGCTGGTGGAAAATCGCCAAaacgcaggcgtgtccaaaaacAACCCGTACCTCTTTGCCCGAACCGAAGGCCACTCCTTCATCCGAGGACTGGACTGCTTCCGCAGGGCGGCGGTGGAATGCGGCGTGAAGAACCCCGAAGCGCTCTTGTCGCCCGTGCTCAGGGAACAGATCGCCTGCTGCTGGCAACTCATGAGCCTCGGCCAAGGCGAGCTGGATCGGGTTGCCGAGCTGCTGGGGAAGAGCAGCCAGGAGTGCTACGCCTTGTTCAAAAACGCAACGCAGTTGGAGGAGGCCAGTAAACACCTGCTCCGCTTGGACCGCACGCGAGCGTCGATCGCGGCCAGCAATG GAGTGTCGTCCAAAGCCGTCTTGAAGAGGCGCCCGTGGAGCGAACGTGAGCAGGCTGCCGTCAAACATCACATGAGTGATTTCATAAGGAGGATGAAAGTTCCCGGCAAGAAGGACTGTAACGCCTGCATCGCCGCCGAACCAGATCTGGCTGGCAGATCTTGGACCGACGTCAAGAATTATGTGCACAACAGCATCCAGACGGTGCGTAGACGTAGTAACCAGCAAAAGGAGCATGGGACCGGAAGAGCTGTGAAGCCAAAGAAACTGGTAGGCGCTGTCCAAAGGACGCATTTGAATGACGCGCCGGCGGGTGCTAGCTTGCCGGCGGCTCTTCCAGACCACCCAAGACCAAGTACAAACTGTTGCCTGGCCATGCCGCCGCAAGACCCGAGTCCATACACCCCGGAGATACCTTTAAGCTACATGTCCTTGTGTTCTCCTAACGCAAACCCGATCCACGGCAGTCAGCCTCTGATGTCCACATTCGCGCCGCTGAACTCCACCGATACTCAAGTGGTCCCCACGTTCACCCCGCTCAGCACAACCAGTGCGCTCATGTCGCCCGTTTATGCGTCGGACACCGACAGTATCCATCCGATGGCGCCTCCTTATCCGTCAAATAACTCAAATATGCCTCCTCCAGTCTACACTGAGCCTCTGAACTCCCCGATGCATCCCAGTTTCAGTGTTCCCAGCACCTCCATGCTTCCCATATTCACCACGCTCAACACCCCGAGTCCGCCTGTGGTCCCGGCCTTTTCCTCTGCCTTCTCGTCGACCTTTAGCGACCGAAGCGGGACAATGGTGTCTTCCTTCTCTGCCCTTAATCACTCCACCGCGCCTTCCTACCCGGCCAGTCAGCCGAGGACTTCCACGAGTGCGCAGGTGGTCCCGACGGTCCACAGAGGCAGTAGCGTTCACGAGGAGGCTGCCCCAACATCTCCggttcaccaaaaaaaaacacccaaacaAACGACGTCTACCACTAAACCCCAAAAGAGGCACAAAAGGTTGTGGAGCATCGAGGAGCAGGCGGCCGTCCGGCGCCAGTTTGGAGACTTTTGCAAACTGGTTAAGGTGCCGGGCAAAAAGGACTGCGACGCGTGCCTGGCGGCCGAGCCGGCTTTGATTAGCCGTACTTGGCGAGAAGTCAAATATTTTGTCCACAATAACATTCAGTCCATGAAGAGACGTGGCCTAGTGGCGGCTCTGCCGAAACTAACTGAAGAACCCAAACAAGCACTCGAGACTCCAGCGTCCAACGCGGAGTGGGACGGTCCAGTGTATCTGTCCCTTTAA